Proteins found in one archaeon genomic segment:
- a CDS encoding winged helix-turn-helix transcriptional regulator, with product MQDDPELRGLLWFLLGGTRGGENRARILQKIRVRPSNMNQLANDLDLQYKAVQHHIKVLHRSSLLIASGEKYGMTYSLSSWMKGHVDIFDEICTTLGFKPEEHA from the coding sequence ATGCAGGACGACCCGGAGCTCCGAGGCCTGCTTTGGTTCCTTCTGGGGGGCACAAGGGGAGGCGAGAACAGGGCTAGGATACTCCAGAAGATTCGGGTCCGTCCCAGCAACATGAATCAGTTGGCCAACGACCTCGATCTTCAGTACAAGGCTGTCCAGCATCACATCAAAGTGCTTCATCGGAGCTCGCTCCTCATTGCGAGCGGTGAGAAGTACGGAATGACATATTCTCTAAGTTCCTGGATGAAGGGACATGTTGACATCTTTGACGAAATATGCACAACGCTCGGATTCAAGCCCGAAGAGCACGCATGA
- a CDS encoding ribosome biogenesis protein, translating to MKLTFVLAESALELVPEGLRKHPAVASDSRRRGVEAGGILLDRSFHHAAMEKLRDGEKRGRPDLVHAAVLSVTGTPLYLDGMVKLYVHTYPDIVLEIAEETRIPKSYERFRGLMEQGLREEAGGGLVKARRMGFEELVRDVRAGAVIGFSVRGKATNLEEVGEKVSGLKNPCVVIGGFPHGHFADSTAATFDEVLRIDKRPLEAHVVASRLVYEIEKASSRMND from the coding sequence GTGAAGCTCACCTTCGTGCTCGCGGAGTCTGCGCTGGAGCTGGTCCCCGAAGGCCTCAGGAAGCATCCGGCGGTCGCGAGCGATTCGAGGAGGAGGGGGGTAGAGGCGGGCGGGATCCTCCTTGACAGGAGCTTCCACCACGCGGCCATGGAGAAGCTCAGAGACGGGGAGAAGAGGGGGAGGCCTGACCTTGTGCACGCGGCAGTCCTGAGCGTCACCGGGACGCCGCTGTACCTGGACGGGATGGTCAAGTTGTACGTCCATACCTACCCGGACATCGTCCTGGAGATCGCAGAGGAGACGAGGATTCCCAAGAGCTACGAGAGGTTCAGGGGGCTGATGGAGCAGGGGCTGCGCGAGGAGGCAGGCGGGGGACTGGTCAAAGCCAGGAGGATGGGATTCGAGGAATTGGTTAGAGATGTCAGGGCGGGCGCGGTCATCGGCTTTTCTGTTCGAGGGAAGGCCACGAACCTGGAGGAAGTCGGCGAGAAGGTCTCGGGCTTGAAGAATCCCTGTGTGGTGATCGGGGGATTCCCGCACGGGCACTTCGCCGACTCGACGGCCGCCACGTTCGACGAGGTGCTCAGGATCGACAAGAGGCCGCTGGAGGCGCATGTCGTGGCTTCGAGGCTCGTGTATGAGATCGAGAAGGCTTCGTCGCGAATGAACGATTAA
- a CDS encoding RNase P subunit: MKPQRKDREGAAAVVRLLTESAVRLSSSDPELAKAQAALARKLRLRFNIRLDPSLRRFACRGCKGILVPGVNARVRLGHGKPPILRVTCSDCGHVNRKSLGMP, translated from the coding sequence GTGAAGCCCCAGCGTAAGGACAGGGAAGGCGCCGCAGCGGTCGTAAGGCTCCTGACCGAGTCGGCCGTACGCCTGTCCTCGTCCGACCCCGAGCTCGCGAAGGCGCAGGCCGCCCTCGCCCGCAAGCTCCGCCTGAGGTTCAACATCCGCCTCGACCCTTCCCTACGCCGGTTCGCCTGCCGGGGCTGCAAGGGCATCCTCGTCCCCGGGGTCAACGCAAGGGTCCGGCTCGGCCACGGCAAGCCCCCGATCCTCCGGGTAACCTGCTCCGATTGCGGCCACGTAAATCGAAAATCGCTGGGTATGCCTTAA
- a CDS encoding 30S ribosomal protein S19e, with protein sequence MVNALDVPSAKLIGALAEQMKSVATIQQPEWAQWVKTGSHAERPPNSADWWFTRAASLMRKLYLHGPVGLTDLERVYGGTKALHYYPKHHRDAGGSSIRRLLHQLEQAELVAKTSKGRILTPKGRAMLDKTSRQLFTTMAEGNKSLARYGQ encoded by the coding sequence ATGGTCAACGCACTAGACGTCCCATCCGCGAAGCTGATTGGCGCCCTAGCGGAGCAGATGAAGTCCGTCGCCACCATCCAGCAGCCCGAGTGGGCCCAGTGGGTCAAGACCGGCTCACACGCTGAAAGGCCTCCCAACAGCGCCGACTGGTGGTTCACCAGGGCGGCCTCCCTGATGCGCAAGCTCTACCTCCACGGCCCCGTGGGGCTCACCGACCTCGAGAGGGTCTACGGCGGCACCAAGGCACTTCACTACTATCCGAAGCACCACAGGGATGCCGGAGGCTCCTCCATCCGAAGGCTCCTCCACCAGCTGGAGCAGGCGGAGCTTGTCGCGAAGACCTCGAAGGGGCGCATCCTCACCCCCAAGGGAAGGGCGATGCTGGACAAGACGAGCAGGCAGCTTTTCACTACCATGGCAGAAGGCAACAAGTCTCTAGCGAGGTACGGCCAGTGA
- a CDS encoding DNA-binding protein codes for MMSSPGQKQPEKDQGEKKAMREATLRMAFTSEARQRLANVKMVRPDLASSIEEYVIQLASSGRLKKAVDDEQVKQMLASMQDKKREMKIRRI; via the coding sequence GTGATGTCCTCGCCGGGGCAAAAACAGCCCGAGAAGGACCAGGGCGAGAAGAAGGCCATGCGCGAAGCGACACTCAGGATGGCCTTCACCTCCGAGGCCAGGCAGCGTCTCGCCAATGTGAAGATGGTCAGGCCCGACCTCGCCTCCTCCATAGAAGAGTACGTCATTCAGCTCGCCTCCTCCGGCCGCCTCAAGAAGGCCGTGGACGACGAACAGGTAAAGCAGATGCTCGCTTCGATGCAGGACAAGAAGCGAGAGATGAAGATCAGGAGGATCTAA
- the rpl39e gene encoding 50S ribosomal protein L39e (part of the polypeptide exit tunnel in the 50S ribosomal complex) — MARVKDTSKKNRLIKAGKQSRSVPTWVIQRTNRSVRSNPKRRRWRQRKLGLK; from the coding sequence ATGGCGCGAGTAAAGGACACTTCGAAGAAGAACAGGCTCATCAAGGCCGGGAAGCAGTCAAGGTCAGTTCCCACGTGGGTCATCCAGCGGACCAACAGGAGCGTCCGCTCCAACCCGAAGCGGCGGAGATGGCGCCAGCGCAAGCTGGGCCTGAAGTGA
- a CDS encoding 60S ribosomal protein L31, with amino-acid sequence MSEKSEPLTRTYNVPLGVVYEAPPYRRAKKAIIIIREFTTRHMKAKQVSVDTKVNEVLWARGIKHPPRRIRLEMERDEDGIVTVKLPPEPDRA; translated from the coding sequence ATGTCTGAGAAATCCGAGCCGCTGACAAGGACGTACAACGTTCCTCTGGGAGTAGTCTACGAGGCTCCCCCCTACCGCAGGGCCAAGAAGGCGATCATCATCATCCGCGAGTTCACCACCCGCCACATGAAGGCCAAACAGGTAAGCGTCGACACAAAGGTCAACGAAGTGCTCTGGGCCCGGGGCATCAAGCACCCTCCCAGGCGGATCAGGCTGGAGATGGAGCGGGACGAAGACGGGATAGTCACAGTCAAGCTCCCTCCCGAGCCGGACCGAGCGTAG
- a CDS encoding translation initiation factor IF-6, with amino-acid sequence MGLHLLDIYRSPNIGVYMKANDRHLLVPKGLASTKSDKLSELLEVSAVPTSIGESRLLGPLVCMNGNGILVSRLAEGEEISEISAATGLNVSKLDSKFTSVGNLVAANDKRAIVSPILDGRAVSQVRDVLGTEVEQAPIGEYYQVGSLVVATNKGAAVYPGLDEAEVTRLGGLLGVDAYPTSVNRGVPYVASGVVANSKNAVVGSQTTGPELVFITRALSV; translated from the coding sequence ATGGGCCTGCACCTGCTAGACATCTACAGAAGCCCCAACATCGGCGTCTACATGAAGGCCAACGACCGCCACCTCCTCGTGCCCAAGGGCCTCGCGTCGACAAAGTCCGACAAGCTCTCGGAGCTGCTCGAAGTCTCTGCCGTCCCCACCTCGATCGGAGAGTCGCGCCTCCTGGGGCCGCTCGTATGCATGAACGGCAACGGAATACTCGTCTCAAGGCTCGCCGAGGGAGAGGAGATTTCTGAGATCAGCGCAGCAACCGGCCTCAACGTCTCAAAACTCGACTCCAAGTTCACCTCGGTGGGCAACCTGGTCGCAGCCAACGACAAGCGCGCCATCGTCTCCCCGATCCTCGACGGCCGCGCCGTCTCCCAAGTCAGGGACGTACTCGGGACCGAGGTCGAGCAGGCTCCGATCGGAGAGTACTACCAGGTCGGCTCGCTGGTCGTCGCGACCAACAAGGGCGCCGCAGTCTACCCCGGGCTAGACGAGGCTGAGGTAACGCGCCTCGGAGGCCTCCTGGGCGTGGACGCCTACCCCACTTCGGTCAACAGGGGGGTCCCCTACGTCGCATCAGGGGTCGTGGCCAACTCGAAGAACGCGGTGGTCGGGAGCCAGACGACCGGACCTGAACTTGTCTTTATAACGCGGGCACTGAGCGTCTGA
- the pfdA gene encoding prefoldin subunit alpha, with product MSKQPTAEETVNALVVEIRVLEGTFNELSARQNLLERALIESRAALDAIKNLGAAPAGEVLVQIGGGAMLRSPPPETGKVLISIGSGVVVEKPKDEATSILEGRTRDLEKSIISIAGQRNEIAERLNSDRQILNNFMAQQNEE from the coding sequence TTGAGCAAGCAGCCCACAGCGGAGGAGACGGTCAACGCCCTGGTCGTTGAGATAAGGGTCCTCGAGGGGACGTTCAACGAGCTCTCAGCGCGCCAGAACCTTCTGGAGCGGGCCCTCATCGAGAGCCGCGCCGCCCTTGACGCGATCAAGAACCTCGGCGCCGCGCCGGCCGGGGAGGTCCTCGTCCAGATCGGAGGCGGAGCGATGCTCAGGTCTCCCCCGCCGGAGACCGGCAAGGTGCTCATCAGCATTGGCTCTGGGGTCGTGGTCGAGAAGCCCAAAGACGAGGCGACCTCGATACTCGAAGGAAGGACCAGGGACCTGGAAAAGTCGATCATCTCCATCGCCGGCCAGAGGAACGAGATCGCCGAGAGGCTCAACTCCGACCGGCAGATCCTGAACAACTTCATGGCCCAGCAGAACGAGGAGTAG
- the ftsY gene encoding signal recognition particle-docking protein FtsY, whose product MFERLKQAFSAVTSAVREKELTDAQLDEVAFNFQLSLIESDVAQSVAEALTKEVQKSLTGTKVDRSADPSEVVGERLSTVLEAAFSKAGAVDLVQNVAEKKKSGEPYSVLFLGINGVGKTTTIAKVASFLRKKGLSVALAAGDTHRAGAIEQLTEHADRLDVKVVSQRYGADPAAVGRDGILYAKAHHIDCLLIDSAGRMQTNQNLMEEMAKIVRVVRPDLKVFVADALTGNDAVSQAELFNKHVGFDGAVLTKADADVRGGAALSIVYSTGKPVMFLGVGQAYEDLVPFDTPKFLSSLLK is encoded by the coding sequence TTGTTCGAGAGGCTGAAGCAGGCCTTCTCGGCCGTGACCAGCGCGGTCCGCGAGAAGGAGTTGACCGACGCGCAGTTAGACGAAGTCGCGTTCAACTTCCAGCTCTCCCTGATCGAAAGCGACGTAGCCCAGTCGGTCGCCGAGGCCCTGACCAAGGAAGTCCAGAAGAGCCTCACCGGGACCAAGGTCGACCGATCCGCCGACCCCTCAGAAGTCGTCGGCGAAAGGCTCTCCACCGTCCTCGAGGCTGCCTTCTCGAAGGCCGGCGCCGTCGACCTGGTCCAGAACGTAGCCGAGAAGAAGAAGTCCGGCGAGCCCTACTCTGTCCTGTTCCTCGGGATCAACGGGGTCGGCAAGACCACGACGATCGCCAAGGTCGCGAGCTTCCTCAGGAAGAAGGGCCTCAGCGTGGCCCTGGCCGCGGGCGACACCCACAGGGCGGGCGCCATCGAACAACTGACCGAACACGCTGACAGGCTCGACGTCAAGGTCGTCTCCCAGCGCTATGGGGCGGACCCTGCCGCAGTCGGGAGGGACGGCATCCTCTACGCCAAAGCCCACCACATCGACTGTCTCCTCATCGACTCCGCCGGACGGATGCAGACCAACCAGAACCTGATGGAGGAGATGGCCAAGATAGTAAGGGTGGTAAGACCCGACCTCAAGGTCTTCGTAGCCGACGCCCTGACCGGCAACGACGCGGTCTCCCAGGCAGAGCTCTTCAACAAGCACGTCGGGTTCGACGGCGCGGTCCTAACCAAGGCCGATGCGGACGTCCGGGGAGGAGCGGCGCTCTCCATAGTCTACTCCACCGGCAAGCCTGTGATGTTCCTTGGAGTCGGGCAGGCCTACGAGGACCTCGTCCCCTTCGACACACCCAAGTTTCTCTCCTCGCTGCTGAAGTGA
- a CDS encoding carbon-nitrogen hydrolase family protein, with protein sequence MKMTVTQMSDDRDLFSQEWGRLREHVKAAQSDLVLLPEMPFDSWFCAEPKYDAGVWGRAVESHQKWVGRLPELGVGIVLGSRPVDRGGLRLNEGFAWRKDGETKAVHVKSYLPDEAGYYEARWYQRGDRTFRPFEEGGAKMGLMICSDLWALTKAREYGKQGVQMIAVPRATGRGSVEKWVTGGKAAAIVSGAFCLSSNRTGKRGEAEFGGRGWVVGPDGDVLGLTNEESPFVTVTVDPAEADRAKGRHPRDVLGPD encoded by the coding sequence ATGAAGATGACGGTCACGCAGATGAGCGACGACCGAGACCTGTTTTCGCAGGAGTGGGGACGGCTTAGGGAGCACGTGAAGGCGGCGCAGAGCGACCTGGTCCTGCTACCGGAGATGCCGTTCGATTCGTGGTTCTGCGCGGAGCCGAAGTACGACGCCGGAGTCTGGGGCCGTGCCGTCGAGTCGCATCAGAAGTGGGTCGGAAGGCTTCCAGAGTTGGGAGTGGGCATTGTGCTGGGCTCGAGGCCGGTCGACAGGGGAGGGCTCAGGCTCAACGAGGGGTTCGCCTGGAGGAAGGACGGTGAAACCAAAGCGGTCCACGTCAAGAGCTACCTCCCCGACGAGGCCGGGTATTACGAGGCCAGGTGGTATCAGAGGGGCGACAGGACGTTCAGGCCGTTCGAGGAGGGCGGCGCGAAGATGGGGCTGATGATCTGCAGCGACCTCTGGGCCCTCACGAAGGCGAGGGAGTATGGGAAGCAGGGGGTCCAGATGATCGCTGTGCCGAGGGCGACAGGGCGGGGGAGCGTGGAGAAGTGGGTCACCGGAGGGAAGGCGGCGGCGATCGTATCGGGGGCCTTCTGCCTGTCCTCGAACAGGACGGGCAAGAGGGGAGAGGCGGAGTTCGGAGGGCGCGGATGGGTCGTGGGCCCGGACGGGGACGTGCTGGGGCTCACCAATGAAGAGTCGCCGTTCGTGACAGTGACTGTCGACCCGGCGGAGGCGGACAGGGCCAAGGGCAGGCACCCGAGGGACGTCCTGGGTCCCGACTAG
- a CDS encoding ACT domain-containing protein, whose translation MARRDLKSVKGSVTGAVRDEVDFDFSVQDAIARDYANLSKLARMLAPKVAAKTGRKPREVSEQSVITALKRLRGSYSSVTGQVGSVIAGSVVSVRTHVSRLSVEKTRRTLQAVSALLAEHQEEFIQVSESLSSITLIFDQRLHKKVKRAMGGGELLEEGEECAAITVHSPKEIIATPGCISAFYDQLSRRHVNVEDTVSCYTDTILVVRMKDAGKAFEALTELVVEEQRKLGDGHDR comes from the coding sequence TTGGCTCGTCGTGACCTGAAATCGGTCAAGGGCTCCGTGACGGGAGCCGTGAGGGACGAGGTGGACTTCGACTTTTCAGTCCAGGACGCGATAGCCCGGGACTATGCGAACCTCAGCAAGCTCGCCAGGATGCTCGCCCCCAAGGTCGCCGCAAAGACTGGGAGGAAGCCCAGGGAGGTGAGCGAGCAGAGCGTGATCACGGCCCTCAAGCGGCTCAGGGGTTCTTACTCGAGCGTCACGGGGCAGGTGGGGAGCGTGATCGCGGGCAGCGTGGTCAGCGTCCGGACGCACGTTTCGAGGCTCTCGGTCGAGAAGACGAGGAGGACGCTCCAGGCGGTGAGCGCCCTGCTGGCTGAGCACCAGGAGGAGTTCATCCAGGTCTCCGAGTCGCTCTCCTCGATCACTCTGATCTTCGACCAGAGGCTCCACAAGAAGGTGAAGAGGGCGATGGGCGGCGGGGAGCTCCTCGAGGAGGGGGAGGAGTGCGCGGCGATAACGGTCCACAGCCCCAAGGAGATCATTGCCACTCCTGGATGCATCAGCGCGTTCTACGACCAGCTCTCGAGGCGCCACGTGAACGTGGAGGACACAGTCTCCTGCTACACCGACACGATCCTCGTGGTCAGGATGAAGGACGCCGGGAAGGCCTTCGAGGCCCTTACGGAGCTTGTCGTGGAGGAGCAGAGGAAGCTCGGGGACGGGCACGACAGGTAG
- a CDS encoding argininosuccinate synthase, which produces MRRAVVLAFSGGLDTSVCVKWLQEKYDSDVVTLTLDLGQRDDLDEVERRSREIGAKEHYTLDARDEFVNDYVFPSILANSLYQGKYPLSTALGRPLIAKKLVEVAHKVGATAVAHGCTGKGNDQVRIDVTVRALDPALEVIAPVREWNMSRDQEIEYAKERGLPVKASKSIYSVDQNLWGRSVESGPLENPEQEPPEEAFEWTASPEEAPNTPAYLELGFREGLPVKVNGKPMPPLELIACVNELAGTHGVGRIDHIEDRLVGIKSREVYECPAASVVIEAHRDLEKLVLTRHELDFKAQVEREWAWLVYSGLWLEPLRLALDRFIAATQHRVTGSVKVKLFKGSARVVGRSSDYSIYDASVSTYNRGSTFDQRSAVGFIELWGLQSRAAASLASSAEEKRANGHPRAKAKEAE; this is translated from the coding sequence TTGCGCAGGGCCGTTGTTCTCGCCTTCTCAGGCGGACTAGACACTTCAGTTTGCGTCAAGTGGCTCCAAGAGAAGTACGACTCCGATGTCGTGACCCTCACCCTTGACCTCGGCCAGAGGGACGACCTCGACGAAGTCGAGCGGAGGTCTAGGGAGATCGGCGCCAAGGAACACTACACCCTCGACGCCAGGGACGAGTTCGTCAACGACTACGTCTTTCCCTCTATCCTCGCCAACTCCCTGTATCAGGGAAAGTACCCGCTGAGCACGGCGCTGGGAAGGCCCCTGATCGCCAAGAAGCTCGTGGAGGTGGCCCACAAGGTCGGAGCCACGGCCGTGGCCCACGGCTGCACCGGCAAGGGCAACGACCAGGTCCGGATAGACGTCACCGTGAGGGCCCTCGACCCCGCCCTGGAGGTGATCGCCCCAGTCAGGGAGTGGAACATGAGCAGAGACCAGGAGATCGAATACGCCAAGGAGCGCGGACTCCCGGTCAAGGCCTCAAAGTCAATCTACAGCGTCGACCAGAACCTCTGGGGGAGGTCAGTCGAGAGCGGGCCCCTGGAGAACCCCGAACAGGAGCCCCCCGAGGAGGCCTTCGAGTGGACCGCATCTCCCGAAGAGGCCCCCAACACCCCCGCCTACCTCGAGCTCGGGTTCAGGGAAGGCTTGCCGGTCAAGGTCAACGGCAAACCCATGCCCCCGCTGGAGCTGATCGCCTGCGTCAACGAGCTTGCCGGGACCCACGGAGTCGGGCGCATCGACCACATCGAAGACCGCCTCGTGGGGATCAAGTCGCGCGAAGTCTACGAATGCCCAGCCGCCTCGGTCGTCATCGAGGCGCACAGGGACCTTGAGAAGCTCGTCCTGACCCGCCACGAGCTCGACTTCAAGGCTCAGGTGGAGAGAGAGTGGGCTTGGCTCGTCTACTCGGGCCTCTGGCTCGAGCCCCTCCGCCTCGCGCTTGACAGATTCATCGCGGCGACCCAGCACAGGGTGACCGGGTCGGTGAAGGTGAAGCTCTTCAAGGGCTCCGCCCGCGTCGTCGGGCGCTCCTCCGACTATTCCATCTACGACGCGTCCGTCTCCACTTACAACCGCGGCTCCACCTTCGACCAGAGGAGCGCGGTCGGATTCATCGAACTCTGGGGGCTCCAGTCGAGGGCGGCCGCGAGCCTCGCTTCTAGCGCCGAGGAAAAACGAGCAAATGGACATCCGAGGGCCAAGGCTAAGGAAGCAGAGTGA
- the argH gene encoding argininosuccinate lyase translates to MDIRGPRLRKQSDEALAFTSSSTSDSRIARHVIRINLAHMLALITSREVSTGTGSACVGFLLKASPEPKPGRLSEDFHQQLEQQAVDELGTRTAGFLNYGKSRNDQVATAIRMELRERILDLAGALRSLQRSCLGVASKYGASLVPGYTHLQRAQPLTVAHHFLAHFDAFQRDVDRLLQLYERANLSPMGSAALAGTSARLDRSKVASSLGFSGVVRNSIDAVSSRDLSVEALSCATIALLDAARLAEEQILWSSKEFGFAELDDAYSASSSIMPQKKNPVVAEMVRAKSGSVLGSLVSVCAILKALPYSYNLDLQEATPHLWQGFDDAVGSVTALSGSVSTMVLSTRKMTKAVQEDDSTAVALANFLSKRGLSFREAHSVVGELVKISTTEGTSLAEATAAHLPKASKRFGRSLSVDLKTAKEILDPKSFLSEIKTAGGSNPARIREDLAERNRDLAASGAALLKLRSSLRASEKRLLGRASGLALEVKPEN, encoded by the coding sequence ATGGACATCCGAGGGCCAAGGCTAAGGAAGCAGAGTGACGAGGCCCTCGCGTTCACCTCCTCGAGCACCTCCGACTCGAGGATCGCGCGCCACGTCATCAGGATCAACCTGGCCCACATGCTCGCATTGATCACCTCACGCGAAGTCAGCACGGGTACAGGCTCCGCCTGCGTAGGCTTCCTTCTGAAAGCATCTCCGGAGCCCAAGCCCGGCCGGCTCTCCGAGGACTTCCACCAGCAGCTCGAGCAGCAGGCAGTCGACGAACTCGGGACACGGACCGCAGGCTTCCTCAACTACGGCAAGAGCCGCAACGACCAGGTCGCGACCGCAATCCGGATGGAACTGAGGGAGCGCATCCTGGACCTCGCGGGGGCCCTCCGGTCTCTCCAGCGGTCTTGCCTGGGCGTCGCCTCAAAGTACGGGGCCTCCCTCGTCCCGGGCTACACGCACCTGCAGAGGGCCCAGCCCTTGACCGTCGCGCACCACTTCCTCGCCCACTTCGACGCTTTCCAGCGCGACGTCGATCGCCTCCTCCAGCTCTACGAGCGCGCGAACCTCTCCCCGATGGGCTCCGCTGCCCTCGCGGGCACCAGCGCCCGTCTGGACCGGAGCAAGGTCGCTTCCTCGCTGGGGTTCTCGGGTGTCGTCAGGAACTCCATCGACGCGGTCTCCTCAAGGGACCTCTCCGTCGAGGCGCTCTCCTGCGCCACGATTGCGCTCCTCGACGCAGCGAGGCTGGCAGAAGAGCAGATACTCTGGAGCTCCAAAGAATTCGGCTTCGCCGAGCTGGACGACGCCTACTCGGCCTCGAGCAGCATCATGCCACAGAAGAAGAACCCTGTCGTCGCCGAGATGGTCCGCGCCAAGTCCGGCTCGGTCCTGGGCAGCCTCGTCTCCGTCTGCGCGATCCTGAAGGCCCTCCCGTATTCTTACAACCTCGACCTCCAGGAGGCCACGCCCCACCTCTGGCAGGGCTTCGACGACGCAGTCGGCTCCGTCACCGCTCTCTCCGGGTCCGTGTCGACCATGGTCCTGAGCACCAGGAAGATGACAAAAGCGGTCCAGGAGGACGACTCGACAGCGGTGGCCCTCGCCAACTTCTTGTCAAAGCGGGGCCTCTCCTTCAGGGAGGCTCACTCCGTCGTGGGGGAACTCGTCAAGATCTCGACAACCGAAGGGACCTCCCTGGCCGAGGCGACAGCGGCCCACCTCCCAAAGGCTTCCAAGAGGTTCGGCAGGAGCCTCTCAGTCGACCTCAAGACTGCGAAGGAGATCCTCGACCCAAAGTCGTTCCTCTCCGAGATCAAGACGGCGGGCGGGAGCAACCCCGCACGCATCAGGGAAGACCTCGCGGAGCGCAACAGAGACCTGGCGGCCAGCGGAGCCGCGCTCTTGAAGCTGCGCTCCTCGCTCAGGGCCTCCGAGAAGAGGCTGCTGGGGCGCGCATCGGGCCTGGCCCTGGAGGTGAAACCTGAAAATTGA
- a CDS encoding lysine biosynthesis protein LysW produces MNTDCGECGAGISVPEDAIVGEIFSCKDCSSEYEVAEISNGRVLLKPAEQVGEDWGE; encoded by the coding sequence TTGAACACTGACTGCGGCGAATGCGGAGCCGGAATCTCCGTTCCGGAGGACGCGATCGTGGGAGAGATATTCTCATGCAAGGACTGCTCCTCCGAGTACGAAGTCGCCGAAATCTCAAACGGCAGGGTCCTGCTGAAGCCCGCCGAGCAGGTCGGGGAGGACTGGGGAGAGTAG
- the lysX gene encoding lysine biosynthesis protein LysX — protein MQLSIAFDRLRWEEKALKEAADKAGLQASLVDVKGLVFELPKKHPELGDVVLQRCISHYRSLVLSRTLEGAGLTVVNRHEVAEVCSNKLATSIALLRAGIPTPKTLVALSSETVEKAAEELGYPLVLKPFSGSWGRMVTIVRDPETLQSLLEYKEELSNPLEQMHYLQKYVERPPRDIRAIVAGDELVASVRRYAPQGEWRTNVARGGTTEAFTPEPELREMVMKASEAVGGGVLGVDAMESPEGYMVHEVNNTVEFKGAQSAVSADISARIIDYVSKVGKR, from the coding sequence GTGCAGCTCTCCATCGCCTTCGACCGACTGCGCTGGGAGGAGAAGGCCCTCAAGGAGGCAGCCGACAAGGCCGGCCTCCAGGCCTCGCTGGTGGATGTCAAGGGACTCGTCTTCGAGCTGCCCAAGAAGCACCCCGAGCTGGGCGACGTGGTCCTCCAGCGCTGCATCAGCCACTACCGCTCCCTCGTCCTCTCGAGGACCCTTGAGGGGGCCGGCCTGACCGTCGTGAACAGGCACGAGGTAGCGGAGGTCTGCAGCAACAAGCTAGCGACGAGCATCGCACTCCTGCGGGCCGGGATACCCACGCCAAAGACCCTCGTGGCTCTCTCTTCAGAGACCGTGGAGAAGGCCGCCGAGGAGCTGGGGTACCCGCTGGTCCTGAAGCCTTTCAGCGGGAGCTGGGGACGCATGGTCACCATCGTCAGGGACCCTGAAACTCTCCAGTCGCTCCTCGAGTACAAGGAGGAGCTCTCGAACCCCCTCGAGCAGATGCACTACCTGCAGAAGTACGTGGAAAGGCCCCCACGCGACATCCGTGCGATAGTCGCAGGTGACGAGCTCGTCGCCAGCGTCCGCAGGTACGCCCCTCAGGGCGAGTGGAGGACGAACGTGGCACGGGGAGGGACGACCGAGGCCTTCACCCCTGAGCCCGAGCTCCGCGAGATGGTCATGAAGGCGAGCGAAGCAGTAGGAGGAGGCGTCCTAGGAGTAGACGCCATGGAGTCGCCCGAAGGCTACATGGTCCACGAAGTCAACAACACCGTAGAGTTCAAGGGGGCACAGTCAGCGGTCTCCGCAGACATCTCTGCCCGGATCATCGACTACGTCTCCAAGGTGGGTAAGCGATAG